One Streptomyces fagopyri DNA window includes the following coding sequences:
- a CDS encoding PucR family transcriptional regulator: MTKRPVDVRERVRQEMVADPRVVEAVVAAVHEQVPAYAALDDSRLPEVRAIAAWGLERLLHLWATDAGLGPSDLRRFRGIAAARAADGRPVRAVLRAYRVAATVLTDEIAARAPGLTATDALALTRMLLTALDTLSEEMATAYAATSEDLTADRDRALRLLLDDLIAGRHATAGALTDRAARLGVQLPGPACLLVAEPAGPDRPDMTHDVVTALLDALGTTGAPDVTSPTTVRGHRAVLLLPAAAAARAGTALRALDLRGCAITAESPDRIAVAHRLAADALDTAPGHAYRGGRLLTDADAHVLALLGGHPAAPPDTIARLVLGPLTDPGQGHLLAALTAYLDTGSANAAARELHLHAQSLRYRLRRIRELTDRDPRDAWQRLTLDIARTIRP, translated from the coding sequence GTGACAAAGAGGCCCGTGGACGTCAGGGAACGTGTCCGGCAGGAGATGGTCGCCGACCCGCGTGTCGTGGAGGCGGTCGTCGCCGCCGTGCACGAACAGGTCCCGGCCTACGCCGCCCTCGACGACAGCCGGCTGCCGGAAGTACGGGCCATCGCGGCCTGGGGGCTGGAGCGGCTGCTCCACCTGTGGGCCACCGACGCCGGCCTCGGACCGTCGGACCTGCGGCGCTTCCGGGGCATCGCGGCGGCCCGCGCGGCCGACGGGCGCCCCGTGCGGGCGGTGCTGCGCGCCTACCGGGTCGCGGCGACGGTCCTCACCGACGAGATCGCCGCCCGCGCGCCAGGGCTGACCGCGACGGACGCCCTGGCGCTCACCAGGATGCTGCTGACCGCGCTCGACACCCTCTCCGAGGAGATGGCCACCGCGTACGCCGCCACCAGCGAGGACCTCACCGCGGACCGTGACCGGGCGCTGCGACTGCTCCTGGACGACCTGATCGCGGGGCGGCACGCCACGGCGGGCGCGCTGACCGACCGCGCGGCCCGGCTGGGCGTCCAGCTCCCCGGCCCCGCGTGCCTGCTGGTGGCGGAGCCGGCGGGCCCGGACCGCCCCGACATGACCCACGACGTGGTGACGGCCCTGCTGGACGCGCTCGGCACCACCGGCGCCCCCGACGTCACCTCGCCGACGACCGTACGGGGTCACCGCGCCGTCCTGCTGCTGCCCGCCGCTGCCGCCGCGAGGGCCGGGACGGCGCTGCGCGCACTGGACCTGCGCGGCTGCGCGATCACGGCGGAGAGCCCGGACCGGATCGCCGTCGCCCACCGGCTGGCGGCCGACGCCCTCGACACGGCACCCGGCCACGCCTACCGGGGAGGCCGCCTCCTCACCGACGCCGACGCCCATGTCCTCGCGCTGCTCGGCGGCCACCCGGCCGCGCCCCCCGACACCATCGCCCGCCTGGTGCTCGGGCCGCTCACCGATCCGGGGCAGGGACACCTGCTGGCGGCGCTCACCGCGTACCTCGACACGGGTTCGGCGAACGCCGCCGCACGCGAACTCCATCTCCACGCCCAGTCCCTGCGCTACCGCCTGCGCCGCATCCGCGAACTGACGGACCGCGACCCGCGCGACGCCTGGCAACGGCTCACCCTGGACATCGCCCGCACGATCAGGCCCTGA
- a CDS encoding lactate 2-monooxygenase, whose product MAKHWADFQYEIYLNGMTGAVPRLPTDLTRLEELTEQRLGPGPVGYVAGSAGNGSTARANRAALDRRRIVPRMLRDVHERDLSVEVLGRALPAPLALAPVGVLSIMHPDAESAAARAAAAQGVPYILSSASSTPMEQVAETMGDAERWFQLYWAKDREVTRSFLDRAKAAGYTALFVTLDTPLLAWRPRDLDQAYLPFLHGVGTANHFSDPAFQAGLAKPVHEDPNAAVMHFVGMFADPAKTWPDLAFLRENWDGPIVLKGILHPDDARRAADAGMDGVVVSNHGGRQVAGSVGAADALPRVVEAVGDRLTVLFDSGIRTGDDIFKALALGARAVLVGRPYAYGLGLDGQAGVEHVIRCLLAEFDLTLALSGHSRPAGLGADDLIEETL is encoded by the coding sequence ATGGCGAAGCACTGGGCCGATTTCCAGTACGAGATCTATCTGAACGGAATGACGGGCGCCGTGCCGCGGCTGCCCACCGATCTGACCCGGCTGGAGGAGCTCACCGAGCAGCGGCTCGGCCCCGGTCCGGTCGGCTATGTGGCGGGCAGCGCGGGCAACGGCAGCACCGCGCGGGCGAACCGGGCGGCCCTCGACCGCCGCCGGATCGTGCCGCGCATGCTGCGGGACGTGCACGAACGCGACCTGTCCGTCGAGGTGCTGGGGCGCGCGCTGCCCGCGCCGCTGGCGCTCGCGCCGGTGGGCGTGCTCTCGATCATGCATCCGGACGCGGAGTCCGCCGCCGCGCGGGCCGCCGCCGCACAGGGTGTCCCGTACATCCTGTCGTCGGCGTCCAGTACGCCGATGGAACAGGTCGCCGAGACGATGGGCGACGCGGAGCGCTGGTTCCAGCTGTACTGGGCGAAGGACCGCGAGGTCACCCGGAGCTTCCTGGACCGGGCGAAGGCCGCCGGATACACGGCCCTGTTCGTCACGCTGGACACTCCGTTGCTGGCCTGGCGTCCGCGCGACCTCGACCAGGCGTATCTGCCGTTCCTGCACGGCGTCGGCACCGCGAACCACTTCTCCGACCCGGCGTTCCAGGCGGGCCTCGCCAAGCCGGTGCACGAGGACCCGAACGCGGCGGTGATGCACTTCGTGGGGATGTTCGCCGACCCCGCGAAGACCTGGCCGGACCTGGCCTTCCTGCGGGAGAACTGGGACGGTCCCATCGTCCTCAAGGGCATCCTGCACCCCGACGACGCCCGGCGCGCGGCCGACGCGGGAATGGACGGCGTGGTGGTCTCCAACCACGGTGGCCGGCAGGTGGCGGGTTCGGTGGGGGCCGCGGACGCGCTGCCCCGGGTGGTCGAGGCGGTCGGTGACCGGCTGACCGTCCTGTTCGACAGCGGCATCCGCACCGGTGACGACATCTTCAAGGCGCTCGCCCTCGGCGCGCGGGCCGTCCTCGTCGGACGGCCGTACGCCTACGGGCTCGGTCTCGACGGGCAGGCGGGTGTCGAGCACGTGATCCGCTGTCTGCTCGCGGAGTTCGACCTCACCCTCGCCCTGTCCGGACACTCTCGCCCCGCCGGTCTCGGCGCCGACGACCTGATCGAGGAAACACTGTGA
- a CDS encoding 2-hydroxyacid dehydrogenase, translating into MKNVLAVVSAHVGGRAAGAALAGVFPGEARVTVVETTDEDPGALREAHVVITGLAPVTAEHLAAAPDLELVQCASHGFDYVDLDAARAKGVPVCNIGSSGAEKQNVAEQTFALMLALAKQLIPAHTALVDADWALPRLQRSITELSGKTLGIVGLGHIGEEVARRAVAFDMSIVYAGPQSVGAEAEARLGGARHVELDDLLRISDYVTLHAPLTDTTRHLLNAERLALLKPTAFVVNTSRGALIDQDALADALDAGALAGAGLDVFDPEPPTAALRLLKAPNVVLSPHVAGVTRETLVRIALAAVQNAADFVAGKPPRDVVS; encoded by the coding sequence GTGAAGAACGTACTCGCCGTGGTCTCGGCGCATGTGGGCGGTCGCGCCGCCGGAGCCGCGCTCGCCGGCGTGTTCCCCGGAGAGGCCCGGGTCACCGTCGTCGAGACGACCGACGAGGACCCCGGCGCGCTGCGCGAGGCCCACGTCGTCATCACCGGCCTCGCCCCCGTGACCGCCGAGCATCTCGCCGCCGCGCCGGACCTCGAACTGGTGCAGTGCGCCAGCCACGGCTTCGACTACGTGGACCTGGACGCCGCACGCGCCAAGGGGGTACCGGTGTGCAACATCGGCTCCAGCGGCGCCGAGAAGCAGAACGTGGCCGAGCAGACCTTCGCCCTCATGCTCGCCCTCGCGAAGCAGTTGATCCCGGCGCACACCGCGCTGGTCGACGCCGACTGGGCGCTGCCGAGGCTGCAACGGTCCATCACCGAGCTGTCCGGCAAGACCCTCGGCATCGTCGGGCTCGGTCACATCGGCGAGGAGGTCGCCCGCCGCGCGGTCGCGTTCGACATGTCGATCGTGTACGCCGGTCCGCAGTCCGTCGGCGCGGAGGCGGAGGCCCGGCTGGGTGGCGCCCGCCATGTCGAACTCGACGACCTGCTGCGGATATCGGACTACGTCACGCTGCACGCGCCGCTCACCGATACGACCCGTCATCTGCTGAACGCCGAACGCCTCGCGCTCCTGAAGCCCACCGCGTTCGTCGTCAACACCTCGCGGGGCGCCCTGATCGACCAGGACGCCCTCGCGGACGCGCTCGACGCGGGTGCCCTGGCCGGCGCGGGTCTCGACGTCTTCGACCCCGAACCGCCCACGGCGGCCCTGCGGTTGCTCAAGGCCCCGAACGTGGTGCTCTCGCCGCACGTCGCGGGCGTCACGCGCGAGACCCTGGTACGGATCGCGCTGGCCGCGGTCCAGAACGCCGCCGACTTCGTGGCGGGCAAGCCGCCCCGGGACGTGGTGTCGTAG
- a CDS encoding RICIN domain-containing protein translates to MPTPHPPRPAYPPGGALGECDESLAARLRGRPEGGATRSVALLMARHWQSTYDYSVICLASSSHVAPMIAATSFHYALDCLARGESGAALRPRLLVTVRDTVKEWSAEDRISGVLPDLGKPAGGRGMRVAGSMTAENRKLAERSFHALTGSAQCLLWHTEVEADPISVPAGLSGMDIGTATAALERAREQFRQGCVRAHRELAPSEECTFRNRLLDAPTRRGGALLPEDHQHLAGCAHCRHADEQLSYCESELGVLLAEAVLGWGARRYLDSRTGGARPGVRPLGGPAFGGRSPGVPGVPGGSGVPGGPRGGADGHGDPGGEGGPATGGRPGSGGRHRLLAGIPVPGRRIPAGQTRSKALLTGAGTVSALVLVTVLGASPWSSDGGGADPTASTGVGSSHTVPAAPGSSPPTTAGLPTGTERTRLRNLAAGLCLDIRGGRATSGAETELAACSSARTQRWSYEDDGLLRSAADPGMCLDSGAVDGVVALSRCVGPRDAHGDDVRYDLTVRGELLPRARGGLAVAPGSTDPDADVVVKDRSATDAQRWRTDSSPAAPRSLSIAGTAGTAGTAGTASTAARPVTEPASAGDTTGGQRGRQPGDSSGEQRAAGPDAPGATSPDAPGEPRWGADDRTNSDAVTPPPARLPTVAAEPVL, encoded by the coding sequence GTGCCCACCCCCCACCCCCCTCGTCCCGCCTATCCTCCCGGCGGCGCTCTCGGTGAATGCGACGAGAGTCTCGCCGCCCGGCTGAGAGGCCGACCGGAGGGCGGGGCCACGCGGTCCGTCGCCCTGCTGATGGCGCGGCACTGGCAGTCGACGTACGACTACTCGGTCATCTGCCTCGCCTCTTCGTCGCACGTCGCCCCGATGATCGCCGCGACCTCCTTCCACTACGCGCTCGACTGCCTGGCGCGCGGCGAGTCCGGGGCGGCCCTGCGGCCCCGGCTCCTCGTGACGGTGCGGGACACCGTCAAGGAATGGTCCGCGGAGGACCGGATATCCGGTGTTCTGCCGGACTTGGGGAAACCCGCCGGTGGCCGCGGTATGCGGGTGGCGGGATCCATGACGGCCGAAAACCGGAAGCTCGCCGAGCGTTCCTTCCACGCGCTGACGGGCTCCGCCCAGTGTCTGCTGTGGCACACCGAGGTCGAGGCCGATCCCATATCCGTACCGGCCGGTCTGTCGGGCATGGACATCGGGACCGCGACGGCCGCTCTGGAGCGGGCCCGGGAGCAATTCCGCCAGGGTTGTGTGCGCGCCCATCGGGAACTCGCGCCGAGTGAGGAATGCACCTTCCGCAACCGGCTGCTGGATGCCCCCACGCGTCGGGGCGGCGCACTGTTGCCGGAAGACCACCAGCACCTCGCGGGCTGCGCCCACTGCCGACACGCGGATGAGCAACTCAGTTACTGCGAAAGTGAGTTGGGTGTCCTGTTGGCCGAAGCTGTGCTCGGCTGGGGCGCGCGCCGCTATCTCGACTCCCGCACGGGGGGCGCGCGGCCAGGTGTCCGCCCCCTGGGTGGGCCGGCCTTCGGCGGCAGAAGTCCCGGCGTTCCCGGGGTTCCCGGTGGTTCCGGGGTTCCCGGCGGCCCCCGCGGTGGCGCGGACGGTCACGGAGATCCGGGCGGTGAAGGAGGTCCCGCGACGGGCGGGCGTCCCGGGAGCGGTGGACGCCATCGGCTGCTGGCGGGGATTCCCGTGCCGGGCCGCCGGATCCCGGCCGGACAGACACGTTCCAAGGCCCTGCTCACGGGGGCGGGCACCGTCTCGGCCCTGGTGCTGGTGACCGTGCTCGGCGCGAGCCCGTGGTCCTCCGACGGCGGCGGTGCCGACCCGACCGCCTCCACGGGCGTCGGCAGCAGCCACACCGTTCCGGCCGCCCCGGGTTCCTCGCCCCCGACGACGGCGGGACTGCCCACCGGTACCGAGCGGACGCGGCTGCGCAACCTCGCCGCCGGCCTGTGCCTCGACATCCGGGGCGGCAGGGCGACGTCCGGCGCGGAGACCGAGCTGGCGGCGTGTTCCTCCGCCCGGACCCAGCGGTGGTCGTACGAGGACGACGGGCTGCTGCGCAGTGCCGCCGACCCCGGGATGTGCCTGGACTCCGGGGCGGTCGACGGTGTCGTCGCGCTGAGCCGCTGCGTCGGTCCGCGGGACGCGCACGGTGACGACGTCCGCTACGACCTCACTGTGCGGGGCGAGTTGCTGCCTCGCGCACGCGGCGGCCTCGCGGTCGCGCCCGGTTCCACCGACCCGGACGCCGATGTCGTCGTCAAGGACCGGAGCGCTACGGACGCGCAGCGCTGGCGGACCGACTCCTCGCCGGCCGCCCCCCGGTCGCTGTCGATCGCGGGCACGGCGGGGACGGCAGGTACGGCAGGTACGGCGAGCACGGCGGCGCGTCCCGTCACCGAACCGGCGTCCGCCGGCGACACGACGGGCGGACAGCGGGGCCGACAGCCGGGCGACTCGTCCGGCGAGCAGCGGGCGGCCGGACCCGACGCCCCGGGGGCGACCTCGCCGGACGCACCTGGGGAACCCCGCTGGGGCGCCGACGACCGGACGAACTCCGATGCCGTGACCCCACCGCCCGCGCGACTTCCCACGGTGGCGGCCGAGCCGGTCCTCTGA
- a CDS encoding hemerythrin domain-containing protein — translation MTTDTIDLTVMYAAHDAFRRDLGRLAGAAADGTASSPQVRAGWDNFKHQLHIHHTAEDSDLWPRVERGAAGRPRDVALLAAMEAEHAGLAALLAAVDTALRDRSAELLSCVGALAAALDDHLTHEEDSALPLVQEVLTPADWGAFTGRIREAQGLRGAALFVPWIVDGAPAADRTRFLGALPPPVRVLNRLFWEAGYRRRGLWRA, via the coding sequence ATGACCACCGACACCATCGACCTCACCGTCATGTACGCGGCCCACGACGCGTTCCGGCGCGACCTGGGGCGCCTCGCCGGGGCCGCGGCGGACGGCACCGCGTCCTCTCCCCAGGTCCGCGCGGGGTGGGACAACTTCAAGCACCAGCTGCACATCCACCACACGGCCGAGGACAGCGACCTGTGGCCGCGCGTGGAGCGCGGGGCGGCGGGGCGGCCCAGGGACGTGGCCCTGCTGGCCGCGATGGAGGCGGAACACGCCGGCCTGGCCGCCCTGCTGGCGGCCGTCGACACCGCACTGCGGGACCGGTCGGCCGAACTCCTGTCGTGTGTCGGCGCGTTGGCGGCGGCCCTCGACGACCACCTCACCCACGAGGAGGACAGCGCCCTGCCGCTCGTCCAGGAGGTACTGACACCGGCGGACTGGGGCGCCTTCACCGGGCGGATCCGCGAGGCGCAGGGCCTGCGCGGGGCCGCGCTCTTCGTGCCGTGGATCGTCGACGGCGCTCCCGCCGCCGACCGGACCCGGTTCCTCGGCGCGCTGCCACCGCCCGTGCGGGTCCTCAACCGGCTGTTCTGGGAGGCGGGTTACCGCAGACGCGGGCTGTGGCGGGCCTGA
- a CDS encoding DHA2 family efflux MFS transporter permease subunit: MFKKWHGNPWAILITLSLGFFMTLLDLTIVNIAIPDMGRDLDASLDEILWVVNAYTLALAVLLITAGRLGDLRGKRALFLAGVALFTLASLACGLARDPAQLIAFRAVQGLGAALLMPQTLSIIAEVFPADRRGAAMGVWGGVAGVSGALGPIIGGALITHLDWRWIFFVNLPLGALVTVLAVAIIPASRRTVRHRFDTPGVLLASSALFCLAFGLTEGQRYDWNGWILSLFGAAALLFAGFLGHERGRQGDDPLVPFSLFRDRNFTLINFVGVTVSFGVIGMFLPLTIYLQSVLGFSALKSGLVLLPLALGSFVTAGPAGVLADKVGGKFILMTGLLAWSAALVWIVAAVDVGSSWTAVALPLLLAGLGAGFTFAPMATEVMRNVPTKLSGAASGLNNALRQVGSVLAGAVVGAVLQARLAASLAEQARERAGGLPVAYRDGFVGAFSRGEADVDAGRSARVPDGVPRDVADRMRELGGQVFGHGFVDAMGPAVLVAAAVLLAGALACLAVRRHRGPSANPHALPVYEPELEEAAS, encoded by the coding sequence GTGTTCAAGAAATGGCACGGCAACCCCTGGGCGATCCTCATCACGCTCTCCCTGGGCTTCTTCATGACCCTGCTGGACCTGACCATCGTCAACATCGCGATCCCCGACATGGGACGGGACCTCGACGCCTCACTGGACGAGATCCTCTGGGTCGTCAACGCCTACACGCTCGCGCTGGCCGTGCTGCTCATCACCGCGGGCCGCCTCGGTGACCTGCGCGGCAAACGCGCCCTCTTCCTCGCCGGCGTCGCCCTGTTCACCCTCGCCAGCCTCGCCTGCGGCCTCGCACGGGACCCGGCCCAGCTGATCGCGTTCCGTGCGGTCCAGGGCCTGGGCGCCGCGTTGCTCATGCCGCAGACCCTGTCGATCATCGCCGAGGTGTTCCCGGCCGACCGGCGCGGCGCCGCGATGGGTGTCTGGGGCGGGGTCGCGGGGGTCTCCGGCGCGCTCGGCCCGATCATCGGCGGCGCGCTGATCACGCACCTGGACTGGCGCTGGATCTTCTTCGTGAACCTGCCGCTGGGGGCGCTGGTGACGGTGCTCGCCGTCGCGATCATCCCGGCCTCACGCCGCACGGTTCGCCACCGCTTCGACACCCCCGGCGTCCTGCTCGCCTCAAGTGCCCTGTTCTGCCTGGCCTTCGGGCTGACGGAGGGGCAGCGTTACGACTGGAACGGCTGGATCCTGTCCCTGTTCGGTGCCGCGGCGCTGCTCTTCGCCGGGTTCCTCGGCCATGAGCGCGGCCGGCAGGGCGACGATCCGCTCGTCCCGTTCTCGCTCTTCAGGGACCGCAACTTCACCCTCATCAACTTCGTGGGCGTCACGGTGTCCTTCGGCGTGATCGGGATGTTCCTGCCGCTGACGATCTACCTGCAGTCCGTGCTGGGCTTCAGCGCCCTCAAGTCCGGGCTCGTCCTGCTGCCGCTCGCGCTCGGCTCGTTCGTGACGGCGGGGCCGGCCGGAGTGCTCGCGGACAAGGTCGGCGGCAAGTTCATCCTGATGACCGGGCTGCTGGCCTGGTCCGCGGCCCTGGTGTGGATCGTGGCCGCGGTGGACGTGGGGTCGAGCTGGACGGCGGTCGCCCTCCCGCTCCTGCTCGCGGGCCTGGGAGCAGGCTTCACCTTCGCGCCGATGGCCACCGAGGTCATGCGCAACGTGCCCACGAAGCTCTCCGGAGCCGCGTCCGGCCTCAACAACGCACTCCGGCAGGTCGGTTCGGTGCTCGCGGGTGCCGTCGTCGGCGCGGTGCTCCAGGCCCGGCTGGCGGCCTCGCTGGCGGAGCAGGCCCGGGAGCGCGCCGGCGGGCTGCCCGTCGCGTACCGCGACGGTTTCGTCGGCGCCTTCTCCAGGGGGGAGGCCGACGTGGACGCCGGGCGGTCGGCACGGGTGCCGGACGGTGTCCCGCGCGACGTCGCCGACCGCATGCGTGAACTGGGCGGCCAGGTCTTCGGTCACGGCTTCGTGGACGCGATGGGCCCCGCGGTCCTGGTCGCCGCCGCCGTTCTGCTGGCCGGCGCGCTCGCCTGTCTCGCCGTACGCCGCCACCGCGGCCCGTCGGCCAACCCGCACGCCCTGCCCGTGTACGAACCCGAACTGGAGGAAGCGGCCTCATGA